In the genome of Caulobacter flavus, the window AGTACCTGCGGGTCAATCCCAAGGGCCGCGTGCCCACCCTGCTGGTCGGCGCCGAGCCGGTCACCGAGGTGCTGGCGATCCTGACGTACCTCGCCCACCGCTACCCGCACAGCGAGCTGCTGCCGCTGCTGGAGCCGCTGAAGCTGGCCCACGCCTACGAGGTGATGAGCTGGTTCGCCAGCACCGTGCACGTGGCCTTCGCCCAGATCGCCCGGCCCGAGCGCTACGCCGACGACGAGGCGGTGAAGGCCGCCCTGGCCACGCCCGGCGAGGCCCGCTTCGCCCGCACCCTGGCCGACATCGAGCGGCTGGCCCAGGAGCCGAGTCCCTGGCTGCTGGGCCAGCATTTCAGCGTCGTCGACGCCTACGCCCTGGTGATCTGGCGCTGGGCCGAGCGCCGCCAGATCGACCTTTCGACCTATCCCGCCTGGAGCGCCAAGGCCGCCCGCGCCTTCGCCCGCCCCTCCGTCGTGCGCGCCCTGCGCAAGGAGACGGCCCAGGCGCCGACCCACGCCCACTGACCAACCCCTTCCTCGAACCTTCGGGAGTCTCCCATGAGCGTCGAATTCATCGGTATCATCCACACCCAGAACGTCTCGGAGATCCATCCGCCAGCCGGCCCGGTCATCGACGTCGACTATGTCGAGAAGATCGCCCGCGCCCATGACGAAGGCGGCTTCGACCGCGCCCTCGTGGCCTTCCACTCGACCGGTCCGGAAAGCCAGCTGGTGGTGGCGCACGCGGCCTCGGTGACCAAGAAGCTGAACTTCATGATCGCCCACCGGCCGGGCTTCACCCAGCCGACCCTGGCGGCCCGGCAGCTGGCGACGCTGGACCACTTCACCGGCGGCCGCGTGGCGGTGCACATCATCACCGGCGGCTCGGACGAGGAACTGGCCAAGGACGGCGACCACCTGACCAAGGACGAGCGCTACGCCCGCACCAGCGAATATCTCGACATCGTCCGTGCCGAATGGGCCAGCGACAAGCCCTTCGACTACGAGGGCAAGTACTACAAGGTCGACCAGGGCTTCGGCGCGGTGAAGCCGCTGCGCGCGCCGCAGATCCCGGTCTATTTCGGAGGCTCCTCGGAGGCGGCGATCCCGGTGGCCGGCAAGCACGCCGACATCTTCGCCCTGTGGGGCGAGACCCAGGCGCAGGTGGCCGAGACCATCGCCCGGGTGCGCCACGCGGCGGCCAAGCACGGCCGGCAGGTGAAGTTCTCGCTGTCGCTGCGGCCGATCATCGCCGAGACGGAAGAGGCCGCCTGGGCCCGCGCCGACGAGATCGTCGCCCGCACCAAGGCCCTGCGCGAGGCCGCCGGCCTGCCGACCAGCGGCCACCACCCGCCCAACGCCGGCTCGCAGCGCCTGCTGGACGCGGCCGCGCAAGGCTCGCGTCTCGACAAGCGTCTGTGGACGGGGGTCGCGGCCGTCACCGGCGCGGCGGGCAACTCCACGGGCCTGGTCGGCACGCCGCAGCAGGTGGCCGAAGCGCTGCTGGACTACTACGACCTTGGCGTCACCACCTTCCTGATCCGGGGCTTCGATCCCGTCGAGGACGCCATCGCCTATGGTCGTGACCTGCTGCCGCTGGTGCGCAGGCTGGTGGCCGAGCGCGAGGCGGCGCCGGCGGCCGCGGCGAGCTGACGTCATGGCTCCGTACGACGCCGGCTCTCCGGTCCAGGCGCCGGAGACCGATTTCCGCGACGTGCTGGCCCACCTGGCGAGCGGCGTCGCCATCGTCGCCTGCTGGGACGGCGATGCGCCGCGCGGCCTGCTGGTCAGCTCGATCACCGGCCTTTCGGTCGCCCCGCCGCGCTTCCTGTTCTGCGTGCGCAAGGAGGCGGGCTGCCACGACGCGCTGCTGGCGCGCCCCGACCTGTCGGTGGCGCTGCTGGGCGCGGCCGACGAGGACGAGGCCCTGCGC includes:
- a CDS encoding flavin reductase family protein, encoding MAPYDAGSPVQAPETDFRDVLAHLASGVAIVACWDGDAPRGLLVSSITGLSVAPPRFLFCVRKEAGCHDALLARPDLSVALLGAADEDEALRFASGSRAHERFDPARWRLRRPTPPVFAGGVARAVCRVDAVVDAGSHSIFIVEAEHVGFSPAPALVAWNRGLTAVG
- a CDS encoding LLM class flavin-dependent oxidoreductase → MSVEFIGIIHTQNVSEIHPPAGPVIDVDYVEKIARAHDEGGFDRALVAFHSTGPESQLVVAHAASVTKKLNFMIAHRPGFTQPTLAARQLATLDHFTGGRVAVHIITGGSDEELAKDGDHLTKDERYARTSEYLDIVRAEWASDKPFDYEGKYYKVDQGFGAVKPLRAPQIPVYFGGSSEAAIPVAGKHADIFALWGETQAQVAETIARVRHAAAKHGRQVKFSLSLRPIIAETEEAAWARADEIVARTKALREAAGLPTSGHHPPNAGSQRLLDAAAQGSRLDKRLWTGVAAVTGAAGNSTGLVGTPQQVAEALLDYYDLGVTTFLIRGFDPVEDAIAYGRDLLPLVRRLVAEREAAPAAAAS
- a CDS encoding glutathione S-transferase family protein — protein: MTLTLYIAPGSSSLAPLVALEEIGVAYEVRRLDLSAGDQRKPEYLRVNPKGRVPTLLVGAEPVTEVLAILTYLAHRYPHSELLPLLEPLKLAHAYEVMSWFASTVHVAFAQIARPERYADDEAVKAALATPGEARFARTLADIERLAQEPSPWLLGQHFSVVDAYALVIWRWAERRQIDLSTYPAWSAKAARAFARPSVVRALRKETAQAPTHAH